CGAAGGCGTATTGGTCATTCAGACCATCTTTGGAGACACTGACAATTTTTCCGCGTCCCGACCGGAAGCTCCGTTCGACAAAACATTTGAAGAGCATGGCGTATTGATTGGCCTGCGTCGTCAAAATCGCCGGCGTCGGCGTGCCGCTGCCGGGGTTCACGTCCAACTCGGTTACCGCCATTTCTGTGCAAATTGGGTCGAATTTATTATAGGAAGCAATCCACTGCGCGGCAGTTGGCGAGTTAAGCCCGTCGTGATCCTGCATGCCGATACCATCCAAGTATCCGGCTTGAAAAATCGGGGTACAAATCCGCACAATGCCGTTTGCTTTGGCAGGATTATGGGTATTGTAGTCGTTGTAATAAAGTTTGATTTGTGTTTCGCCGTAATGAACCGTCCATTTGCGGGTGAACTCGAAGGCTTTCATCAAATAGCTGTTATCGCCGAAGGTGACGTACCACTCGCTGTCCGTGGTGCGGTCGGCGCCGTTGTCGTTGACGGCTTCGTTCACCACATCCATTGCGGTGAGCAACCCCGGCCAGCCTTCGTGCAGTAATCGAATGACTTCTTTGATATAATTATCCATGCGCGCGGTCATTTTTTCTTTGCTCAACCGCGCGCCGCCATTGGAGTAGCCGGAACGAAAGAAGGCTGTGCCGGGCGTCTGGCTATGCCACACCAATGTATGCCCGCGAAAGGTGAAGCCCTGTCGCTTCGCCCAGTTGAGTTGCGCAATCAAATTTCCATTAAATCTGACTACCGGGTTTACGTCAACGGAATCGCGTGCCGCGCCGGGAGAGGCCGCATTATAGGCCACGGCGCTGGCCGCAATGTCAACGGTGTATTGCGGCTTCATGTTATTGCCGGGCGACATGCTGTTCATGTGGAACTTGATCAAGTTCCCGCCTTGGGGGGCAACGACTGCTGATTGGCCCGGCACCGGCGGGTCGTCCGGAAAACCGACATGAGGATATGAGAGCAGGCAGCCGATGTAAAAATCATTCGCATAGACATTTTTAAGTGGGGGGACATTGGTCTGCACCGTATCCGTTTGGGCATATACATGAGCGGAAAACAGCAGGAGCAGAGTATAAGCAGGAAGCCAACGGCACGTTACTTTTTCAAAATGATTCAGGTTCTTTTTCATCATTATTCCATTCAAAAAAACGCCGCATGAATACACCCTGAAAAAAACAGCCTGTCCCGGGACGACGGACAGGCTGCCTTTTTACTCATGAACAGGATTACAGCATGAAAAACCAGCAAGGTCACTTCAAGAGCATCAATTTCTTGACACTCACAAAATCTCCAGAGGTCAGCTTGTAGTAGTAAATACCGGAACCGAGATTCGAGGCGTTGAACTCAATCTTGTGATAGCCGGCTTTGAAATTGCCCGCTGTCAAGTTTTTGACAACTCGACCCGAAAGGTCATAGACTGTGAGTTTCACCTCGCCGTTTTTCGGCAACCCAAACTCGATCGTAGTCGTTGGATTGAACGGATTGGGATAGTTTTGGTTCAAAACGTAATCCGTCGGGATCTCTTCACCGTGTGTTTCCTGGACGCTGGTTGGAACGTCAATAGGATCTCCCTTGTCAATATAAACATCAACCACATTCAGTGCTGTGGTCGTGTTGCCAGCGCTGAGTGCAAAAGCCACGGAGTTGAATTTGTTCGTTACCAACGGGGCGTGATTGTCATCGAATGCGCCATAGAACGCATAGCTCTTGTCCTCTTTTTCGATGATAAACCGCACATCGTTGGTTCCAGATGCTTTCGGCTGAATCGAGATTTTGAAATTACATAGTTACTAGCGCCGTCGGTATTGTACCACGTGCCGTTCACGACAGCGCCCGAAGTACCGGACAGGCTTCCGGCCCAAGTCGCCGGCGGGTTGTTGCCACTCGGCGGTACAAACAGATAGCCGCTATGAGCCCTGGCCGTTCCTGACCAACGGGTGGAATCGCCATTGTCCGGCGTAGCGTCTGTGATTACAGAGCCGGCGCTGTCGCTATGAAAGATACCGAAACGGAAGCTGTTAGCTGCTTCGAAACCACCGCCGACAAATTCAATGCTGCCGCTCACCAGCAACGCATTTCCTGCGCCAGCCAAGGGCGTGAGCGCATCAAATCCGGTGCGCAATGCGGCCAAGCCAGTGTTCGGAGCATTGCCTCCCATGCCAGCGTTGCCCGTCACGTCTCCTGCTTCGAAACTCCAACCGCCTATTTGTCCGCCACTGAAGCCCCAAGCATCAGCATAGAACGCCTCAAACGGAGCCACCGGCACTTCAATCGGATCAGTAAGGTCAACCTGAACGTCAAGGACGTTAAATTGAGTGACTTCACCACCACTGAACCAAAAAGCAATACCATTGAATTTATCCGTTAGGGCTGGAGCCATAACAGTACCGCCAAACCAGTAGCTGTTATCCTCTTTAACCAGATACCATCTCACTTCGTTTGTCGTGTCATTGATCGCCTGAACCGAAATCGCCCAGTTATAAGTCCCCACGGATATCTCCGCATTGCGAGGCGCCTGGTTGACCACTGGGCCTATAATACCGCCGTTATTGCTAAACGTACTCGCCCAGTTGCCATTGTTTACGCCCCAGACCGAACCGCTTCCGCCAGCTCCATTCGCCTGCACACCGGTGCCGCTTCTTGGCGTAAACTCGTAGCCGTAATGATGATTTTGAGCAGCACCAGTACGAACATGTGCCCATTGCGCTGAATCTGTGTATTGATACCTCAGCGTCAGGCTATCCATATAAGTTAGTGCATAACGAAGCGGTGTATAGACGCTTCCCATACCGCCGCCAACATATTCCAGTTGACCCCAAACCACAAGGGCTTCTTCTGACGGAATAGTAACATCCTGGCCAAAGCCGCCGCGCAACGACGCACCATTGGTTCCCGCGGGCATCGGCTGGACGCCGGCTATGCTGGCATTGCCAACAGGCGTGTTTTCATCATTCAGCATACCATGCGGCCAGGCGTTTCCAAATCCCTCGGTTGTTCTACCCCATTGATCAAGGTAGTATGCTTCAAACGGTGCTGCCGGAACAGTGATCGGAGCGCCATAATCGACCTGAGTGGCAAGTACATTGACTTCGGTCCAGTCGCCGGTATTGACGTTGAAGTTAATCGCGTTGAGTTGATGCGTTACCGCCGGACCAGCGATAACACCGCCAAACCAGTACTTGGTATCTTGCTCAATCAGATACCATCTGATTTCGTTGGTCGTATCATTCACGGCATGAACTGAAATGGCCCACTTGTAGGTTCCCGGGATCATTTGGGCATTACGTGGAGCTTGAAGTATGGTCGCCAGTGCCGGCCCACCATTGCTGTTGGTACTGTTCCAGTTGCCATTATTAAGGACACCGACTGTACCACTGCCCCAAGCGCCATTGGCTTGCCATTATTAAGGACACCGACTGTACCACTGCCCCAAGCGCCATTGGCTAC
The sequence above is drawn from the Cytophagia bacterium CHB2 genome and encodes:
- a CDS encoding T9SS type A sorting domain-containing protein, giving the protein MMKKNLNHFEKVTCRWLPAYTLLLLFSAHVYAQTDTVQTNVPPLKNVYANDFYIGCLLSYPHVGFPDDPPVPGQSAVVAPQGGNLIKFHMNSMSPGNNMKPQYTVDIAASAVAYNAASPGAARDSVDVNPVVRFNGNLIAQLNWAKRQGFTFRGHTLVWHSQTPGTAFFRSGYSNGGARLSKEKMTARMDNYIKEVIRLLHEGWPGLLTAMDVVNEAVNDNGADRTTDSEWYVTFGDNSYLMKAFEFTRKWTVHYGETQIKLYYNDYNTHNPAKANGIVRICTPIFQAGYLDGIGMQDHDGLNSPTAAQWIASYNKFDPICTEMAVTELDVNPGSGTPTPAILTTQANQYAMLFKCFVERSFRSGRGKIVSVSKDGLNDQYAFVRNASLWDDRYQCKPAFFAAVNVGLNYNALDSLIAHADTLKENEYTAGSWANFAAALASAKSAMAQNYSPAVSAADALGNARNSLTAAIAGLVKIITGVREDNGHHPEVFALSQNYPNPFNPTTQINYSLPHDGYISLKVYNSRGEEVATLFEGIQLAGNHVAPFDGRGLASGVYLYRLKTDRLMMTRKLMVLK
- a CDS encoding T9SS type A sorting domain-containing protein; the encoded protein is MSIQPKASGTNDVRFIIEKEDKSYAFYGAFDDNHAPLVTNKFNSVAFALSAGNTTTALNVVDVYIDKGDPIDVPTSVQETHGEEIPTDYVLNQNYPNPFNPTTTIEFGLPKNGEVKLTVYDLSGRVVKNLTAGNFKAGYHKIEFNASNLGSGIYYYKLTSGDFVSVKKLMLLK